DNA from Quercus lobata isolate SW786 chromosome 1, ValleyOak3.0 Primary Assembly, whole genome shotgun sequence:
GGGGatccattattttgttttatggaTCTCACaagtacccttttttttatagaaaggaTCTCATAAAGTACTTAAatgtaaataataaattttggtcaTACGTATGTGTATGTGAgcttggttatatatatatatatatatatatatgtatgtatgtatatatatagcctaaaactacaaccttactcagtaaaataaacattattacatattttgaaattttaactattgaattgcgattttaatacatatgtcaaattttatgtcaatcgaatattatttactatatgatttataaaattatattttatccataatttaaaaatacaaaaacttgcaatttaaaaaatttattaataacataactattgatttttaattttctagaaattttgcaagtatggagataAGAAAAAGATTTCATCTAATAATAGATTCATCAAAATTcacttctaataaaaagatattgaataaagtTATAACCTAAGGTTATAACtaaaatttgttcattttttaataacttaacAGTTGagggaagaaaattttaaatcttaaaCGTCTCTGCTAGAAACACGAGAAAGTgtcaattaaattatattacttttttattacgTGAGCTTAATTATTAAAGTACTTCTTttgtataagaaaataaattatattatattatacacATGCATGCATTTTTGAGGTTAATGTCATTcaaaagaattttatattttgttagttATTGGAATCATTGGTGAGTGGTGACTGATTCTCTGAAACGCCAAAATAATTGAGGTAAACTTGTTGGTTAAAGTGTCAGCATAGTGATAGTGTACACTGTCTGCACTCAATTGTCCTAAACCTACCCTTTGCTTTCGGTCCAAAATCCATAGAGAGCGGCCAGTGCTGCTGGTACAGTCCCTACTGAAGAGGGTAGATGGATTATGGGATTGACATATAGTAATATAGTAGGGCATTACTTCTTTCATGCACGAGGGGATTGCTGATTCTGTCGGCAATGCAAAAAAGGGTAGGGTCGGTGGGGTGAAAACATAGAAGGGAAAAAAGTTTCACCCCAGTTACTTGGTAAACTTAAATGATTGTGAAAGTGGCCCATATCATGGTTACTCATCTTAATTAGATAAGGACTATAAGGTCTATAATAAGTTgcagattttttgtttttatagatTGGACAGAATTTCTATCAATAGTGTTTGCTCCactatgattgtttttttttttttttatcattagttcaagacactaattgatttttggtatagATGGAGTtcaaaactcatattttttattCGACAATAATgtactttactagttgaactaattaaaatttacatAAGTTGCAACTAAACTAAATGAATTAAGATTTGAACAGACACTTATTATGGGAATAGAAGAAAATTAATTGAATATGGGTGAAAAAAGTTTTAATCAAGTTTACCAACTTTGATTTACAATTTGCTCAAATTGTAAAAATTCATTAATCGCAACTGACTTacaaaggctttttttttttttttttttaaagaattcatAAGGCAGCTAATAAcatgaataaataattttaaatttttggcaAGCATTTGGCTTGATAAGTATTATACTAAAAAACCACTTCTTGTGATGCTTTTAGTCGAATTGCATCAGTTTCACTAGATGGAAAAATAGCTTTGGCCTAAGTTCCAAAAAACTGTTTTGCGGAAACGTTTATAGTTTTGATGATTTACTGcttttagaagaaaaagaagatccaaaatagtaattttagtGAAAGTGTCAATAGCAAAAATGGAATTTAAGAGTACATCAGTTTTCCATAATTGAATTGTAAGTAACAGAGATTTGCAGTGGAAATTtaacaattggttttttttgcaTATCTCTCTTGGCCTAAAATGTACTATCAAACAGGAGGTTCAAGATTGTTCTACGTTGTTCAGACCCAGCCTACACGCAGACTAGCAATTCAAACCTGTTCTAAATTCCAGTTTGTGTATAACCCATGAACAAAACATTTCTTCGACTGTTTTGCACACTACTAGAGTAATACAAACATAACCCACAATCTAAGAGCCTCATAACACTTTGTAAATACTACGAGAAAACTCTTGAATGTTACTCTTAAGCTGAGGTATATAAAGGGACATGTCCATTTTGGGTGTCCTAtattcttctcaatttttaaCATGAACACATCCCTTCTATTTCACTAGAAATTGAGAGAGTTTTAATGTTTAGGGATGAAATTgagcttagttttttttttctgggaaCACATCCCTTCTATATTcttctcagttttttttttcttttcttttttttgcaaaacCTAAAAGTCTCTAATTGAGAGAgtttttattaaacaaattcaCTCAAAAGTCTTGCTGCAAATTGGGTGATTGAAATTCGTGCATCACAATGTGAACTACGCTCTAAACTACTCTTTTGCACCAGAAGATTATATAAAGTTTACAAATTTTCTGACGTGGTTCCACCTCTGATGCCATAGTTAAGATTCCTCGAAGATAAGAAGTAATATGCCAACCATGATTAAAAGTCCAATAATATATCTTGAAGCACATGGCAAGGACATAGAGAAAGGGCCAGCAATAAGCATTGCGTTAATTCTAGATATCAGAggataaaaaaaaggtaatgaaaagaataaataagGGTCTGTCAAGTAATGATCATGCCCATTTAAATAAGGCCAGTAGAAAATTCGaacttcaagaaaaaaaatcgaCATCAGGGACCCCATTCATGTGCCAAAACTAAGGCTACGACAATGGCATTAGACAATTTAGATGTGAAGTTAAGCGAAGAAGTTGCTGACTAGTGCGTTTATAGCCCCATGAAGTTGTACCTTTCCAAATATTGAGTAATAGATACTGTCCAAGAAAGGAGGGGCTGGCTCCCTTAGTGATTGATTGCTGCCAACACGAATGGTAAAATGTGTCATGGGTTGTGACAGTAGACAGATAAGACTGTGGAAGTTGACACTCAAATAATGAGTACgttatgtgtatatataaactGAACTTGGGGCTAACCTTTTGGTTCAGGGGTGCTTAAGGTGCAGCAAACATGGGGGATTTTAAGCACTTGGTGATTGCTAAGTTCAATGAAGgtgtggtggtggaggaggttTTGAAAGGGATGGAGAAGTTGGTTTCTGATATCGATGCTGTCAAGTCCTTCGAATGGTAAACCTTTTCTcttcttattaatttctttctttatcgAGGTTCCAGTGATAGTCCAATGATATTAACACCCTTTGTAGTTCTTGTGTTCGAGGTTCAAATCCCACCTCTCCCTATTTACCTAGCAAAAATAATCTTCTTTCATGCTAGTCATGATAGAGCTTCAATATACTTgtaataagatttttatttatttttttatttttttatttttttggataatcttCTATTGACATTAAACAAGGGAAACAGGAGGATAGTCCAACATGTCTTTTTATTTCAATATCGACAATCTGCCTgcagaacttgtaataatttgTAACATTGTTGGCAAGATAGGGAAGAAATTATTGAATCTTGAACAGGAACATGCTTAAACCCTCTCTTTTcgattaaccaaaaaaaagttaagaatgaGAGAATAGAAGAAATATTTGGCCTTGTAGTAACtaatatttgattgaaaaaaaacactatatacACACCCTTTACACCAAGTTACAGTTTAGAAGAAGCTTGAGTCCTTGAGCCTCTAAGCCATATTTTGGACAtccatttgattttttgttgatttcatTTAGTAGTAATATCATTAAGACCACCAGAACCATATTCTTAACAGGGGGCAAGACATTGAAAGCCAAGAGATGCTAAGACAGGGCTTCACTCATGCCTTCTTGATGACATTCAACAAGAAGGAGGACTTCACTGCATTTGTCAGTCATCCTAACCATGTTGAGTTCTCTGCAACATTTTCAGCAGCTATTGAGAAGATTGTGCTGCTTGATTTCCCAGCTGTTCTTGCCAAGGCACCGAAATGATCATCTAGAAAAACCATTGTAAACAATAATTAAGGCACCCCATGAAATAGTACTTGTAATGTATGTGCTTATTTATGTCTGCATCTATATGTGTTTGCTAGGATGATTAATTATGGGTTACTCAGAATGACCACGTTTTCCAGCTTGTACTATGAATCTGTGTTACAGTTGTATTGCAATTTCAAAAGTAGACAAGTAACGTCATTGTTGGATTTGGTACCCTTTCAGACTCAAGTCCTTTCTTAATTACTAATCTCAACATGGGGTCCTAATTAAAAAACGATAAACCTGCTTTTTGACTTTGTTGCCTCAAATTAGCTATTGTTTAGTTGTTACCGATAACACAAGAAAAGCTTAGCCAAATCGAGGTCCCACCTTAACCGCTATGTCTGCCACTATATTTCTTCTTCACTATCACTGAGTGATTCACAATTATGaggaaaaaaaggggaaagTTAGAGACATCTATGACAAAGAGGGACTAGGTGCAAtttatgtttataaattttgagaaaatctgaTCTCACCACATAGAGAAAGAGAATCTAATAAAGGCTGGGAAAAGAGAATGGCAAAAGGAAATAATAAGACTTTTTTGAACATGATATAAGCTAAAGTCCACTAAAGCAGCCAGAAAGGAATAATTCATACTAGACATAGCAATATCCCTCATCAGATTAAAAGTAGATGCTTGGTTTTCTACCTTTATCTATACTGTTTCCTACGGTAATCAAGGACACCATCCCTGTAATATTCTTCACAATTTGAAAGATCAATCCAAGGAAAGAAAATGCAGACATGCAAGACcctccattttctcaaacctcTCCTTCTCATAGCCAATTTATTGTTCACTACTTCCATAGCTAGAGATTGTCCTACAAGCTTTTGTGGCAAAATCCGAATTCAAGCAccctttttgaattcaaattcaacTAATCAGTCATCTTTATTACACCAAATGATCCAATGCAAATCTCACAAGCTATACTTTAGAACCTCTCTTGGTCTTTTTCCAGTCTCTTCCATCAATTACACCACAAAATTCCTCACCATCTCTCACCCTCCATGTTCTTCTTCAGTTCACTATATCTCTCCTTTACTTCTCTCAGCTGGTTTTCCTTCTCCTCCACTGCCCAACTCACTTCTTCTCTTCAACTGCTCAAACAAAAGACACCCCATGCCACACTTTATTCAAAACTGCAGTAGCTTCCATGCATGTGGAGCTTCTTGTAAAGTTCTATCACAAGAACAACCACAAGTTCCTCGTTCATGTTTACTTCTTGATGATCTTGAAAAGCTTGACATAGGTTTTGATCCAAAAGATTTAAATTGCTCACATTACAGTCAGTTACATAGATCTTTGGCAGGTGACACTGACAACTATGAAAAATATAAGTTGGGGACAAGGATTTCCTATGACATTCCTGATCATGTACCAAATCTCTGTAATGAGTGTGAGAAGCCTAATGGCAATTGTGGAGTTGGATTGAGATGCATATGCCACCCAAAAGAGTGTAGTAAGTGCCTTGCCCTTTCTAACGTTAATTGATTTGGTTTTACCATAATTTTTGCAGTACATGATGTTATGTGATTTAAATGGTGATTGTGCAGAAGATAAGGTCATCTCTATGGGCAGAACAGTGGACCCCTTTGGTAATGTCAtcttctctttgatttctttgatcCTTGTGATCGTTTCCTTCTTTGTTATATAAAGGAAGTAATACACAATTTGAATATTCAAAGTCATGGCAAAAGCCTATtatcttttcctctttctcttgtcATTGTTGTCTAATCACGCTTTGAATGCTATCCTATTTATGACAAATCTATTCTAACCAAActagtttttcttctaaaataaaatcatccGCAGATCTTATACCAATGAACAGGGATACAAAATGATGTTTCAATTTGTGGGCCATCATTTGGGTATTCACTTCGGTAAGGATAATAGATAAAGCCAATAGATGATAGAAAGATCGGATATAGgtgtaaatttatttaagaatataTTCCACACCAGATTAATGAgaataacaaatttgaaatataaagtGGTGAAGGGGTTTGCTCTATGTCTAGAATCAAAGGAAAATGTGTCAAGTAATAATGCTGTGACTACATGGCAATTGGCACATCTACTTGAAGCATCAATGCAGCGATGGGATCACACAAAACTAAACCTAAATATTACAAATGGAGCAACAAATTTTAACTTACATAACAATTCAACATATACTGTCAAACAATATTCATGCTGGCATTATGCTAATTTCAGTTACCTCTTAGACAAAGAATCTTTGATACATAAACAACCAGGAAGATAAATAAGACACATATCACAAACCCAATGGCTAAGTCGGGAGCAACATTTATCTAAGTAGAACTATTAGTCGATTACATAAGCCACTTCAGTCCATAATTGGTGTCCAAGAATAAGACCAGGTGTCCTTGAAGAATAGGAAAAACAACTTCAACTATCCCAAAGTTGTGCCTTGCATCTTGCATGAAAATGTTAAGCAGAAGAGCAGTAAAGCAAATCAATCGGCAGTTCTGCTGTTAATCAATGATAGCATCTTGTTGCTTGAATACTCCGAACCTTTCCTTGTGATCAAGTAAAAAAATAGGATACTTGATAAACTCATAACatgatggagagagagagtagggTGATAAAACTCAAAAACCAAATCCATCTTAAATCTGAAACGTAGTTTAGCATAGCCAACAGATAAAAAGCATGCACGTGTATTTGGAAGTACGAAAAAATGAAGATAGAAGGCCCATTATTGTGCTTTTCATTTTGTTCTCCAATACCTCATTGTCACAACTGGGCTATTAGGTTGTATGCAGTGCACAAAACTTCCAATTGGGCTATTAGGGTGTATACAGTGCACAAAACCCCCACTTTTGCACAGTCTGGGAGAGAAGATTGGTAAGCAGCTTTTATTTTCTGATAGCGTGTCCTCCACAATTAGGCAATTATATTGACAAGTAATAATCGCTTGTGTATCCATTCCTAGACATGAACTATGGTGATGGTTATCATGAAGGAAGCATCATATAATTTGGAAGGCCTGCAACAAGAAGCAATTAGACAGCTATGGGAAAGACAATTAAGGTTAATAAAATCAAAGGgtaaaattttcagttttactTCATTAACCAAAGAATAAACATGAGAGGATTCTAAATTATCGAAATGATCTAGCCATAGGTCAACATTTCAGGCCCTCATTAAgtcattataatttataaggtACTACAAATTAATTTGTTGACTTCAAATGAAGTCGTCAATAGGTTTTAAAATCTCTGCAAAGCACGTAATTTATCTCATATACTAAATACAACCAAACAAGGGGAGACTTCAAGTCTAGTCAAAAGACAGTAAAGAAAGGGAGATTTTTATGTCTAGTCAAAAACAGTGTTCATGTCTGTCTTCATGGGCAACAGGGAGTCTGGAAAAGCAGAAAACACGAGACTTTTGATTCCTCTTCATATATGCAAAATGCAAACCACACATGAAACTACTAAAGTCACATGAAAAGACTGACGTTATCTTCATATCAACTAAAGAATCTTAAGTTAAAAACAACATCAGTTCACTGTATTCTGAGCAAAGAAAAATCTTATACactaatatttttcatttttctttttttcttttttttgtctgaACTAGAAAGAGATCCAAAACCATTACTTTCGAAATAAGTATACCACAATAGTGGCAATTTCAAAgccaacttattttaaaatacaaggACACCATTTAACTTAAAAGTTTGATTTGGATCTATATATGTTAATATTAATATctcaactaatttttttttccatgtggaACTTTCATTTGCTCAATTATTCCTAACAATATTTTCCCCACATATGAGTGTTGCACCTTTTTGTGAGCTTAAAGACCTCGTTGTATATCACAAACAAATCCTATTAGCTCCCTCTTACCtatgggctttttttttttcactgcaCATTCACCATCCATGGAagcatcttctttttttatcaagattttttttttttttttttttttgatcattcGATATTTGGGGGGAGGAGAGTTttgaaaaaagtaataatattataaaatcaaataaaaatcaaacggATTTTAAATTCACTAAATTATTTCATTTGCTGGTGTTTGTGCAGCTTTGTATGTGTTGTTACTTATACTATTTTGTGTGGGCACCTCGTCCTCCACCTTGCCCTCGCTCCAAATGTAAAAGATATGTTCATAACTTTGCCACACACAATCATTAGCTCTATTAGACTGTTACCACTTATTGAGAAAAACAATCCACTTAGCGGTAAAAGCAAAATCTCGACCAATACTTAAGTGTGAATTTACCATCACAAAGGCAATGGGAGTTAGCCATAACACATACCAAAGCTAAGctagtaaaatatataatatggaaTCTTAGACAAATCATCAAACACATAAAATGCATGCACAATGCACACAAGATTCACTTCATTCGGCTCTAAGCCTACGTCCCCATGAGTTGAGCTCTAAAAAcaatccactaatcaacaagtttcagttgttttttaattaagttttatcATACATCTTGAGCTTACACAACAAACTTggagaaataaaatattatccGGACAAGCTTTACAAAACCCAACATCACCCCAAAGAAATCTTCCACACaattaggtaaaaaaaaaaaattaaaaaaaataataataaaaaaaaaacccaaacacctttgaaacatttattttaatagGTTTCAATAGCCATAATAATAGGAGGAAGAAAAGCTCACATtgtattttcttagtttttgtgtatatttttaTGTCAGCAACTTAAGAATTtgggccaaaaaaaagaagctaataAGCCCTTATGGGCTAGAACCAAACAAGGCCCAACACAAAAGTAGCTTCTGCATTAGCTCTGCACCTTAAAATGAAGACTGTATACTGTGCAGTGCAAAAGAACCAATTTCAACCAATTATGTTTGGTGTACTTCATAATTTCACCTATATCTTTGAAATCGaccaatttttctctttcaccctaaaaaaaaaaaaaatcaattttttcctttatatttgGAAAATACGCAAATATTCTCAATTTATTACTTTCTCGGTTAAAtctaatgaaatttattaaataaattattagttatataccacaagaaagagaaaaagttgaaaattgcACTGTTGTTTTATTAAATTGCATTTATAATCattgtaatttcattaaattcaactgaaaaaaataataaatttgaagtaTTTACCAATTTTTCaaacataaagaagaaaatcggttggtttcaaagataataAGTGAAATTATAAACTATGCAAGCGGAAAAAAGCTTTTTAGTTTTTCCCCCGAAGATTATTATGGGCCAAGGCTTCTTTTCCCCGGAATGTGTTCATTGCATTGACATTGACAGTTGCTTGCTCCTCAGTCCTCACAGTCAAACTACCCACGTGAGAGGAAAACCACAGCAGGAACAGCAACAGGGACTGTTCACTGCTAAGTGCTAAGCCTTGACTGCATGCATATATAGAAGAATTGCCTAGAGGACACGATGTTCATCTAGTGCATTATAGCAATCTGCAACTATGCACCCGGTAACTCTGTACGCCACTCATTGTCATGTCATGTCATTAGGTTTCATCAACCAAAATCTCAAGCCCAACAGGGTACCGAGCCATTCTCCTAGCAAATAATAGAATATCTAGCCAAGCCACTGTTGTGATGGGTGGCATAAGGATAATTAAGGGGTTAAGGTGAAATCGGTGTTGCTTTTAAGTGTCCGGATATATTAACAACTAGTTGCATGTTGCGCgtggtaatttttttagtatagccttattaaatattttattaatactataattttagttattaatcattgattttttattagattttaagttaataaaaactttaaatataccttttttaccttcacacacacacataaatatagtgaatctttacatatacctttaagaaaactctatatatttcacttttttggatgCGTAAAATTATAGACTATTACTCTATAATGATAgtggctaattaattttatattttttttttagtgatctcatttgtaacgcttcttaccattatcatatatttactaactAATGATTTGCATAATAAAGACGATAAATGAGAGGTAGCATTATTCATTAGATTTTTGAAAGTAATAgtgtatgaaaattttatatatatatatatatatatatatatatatatatattataaataaggttatatgaaatgtcaaaaaatggatttttaaattttctaactttatttcttatataatttctactactatcagagaacatctcttttttagttatgattaatatggtttccatagttagagtttgattagttttaaatttaaattaagtactatgattgtatttaattgttgattgttgatttaattttttaagtgaatttaacgGTTTATGTTATTAcattgtaaagtttttaatattcCCTATACggtaatttctattttattttttacttctccttacaacctctttgttttccaatcaacAATTACGAATTgatgtttggttttttttctttacctactctttattactttgtattgatttttttttttaccatctctctctctctctctctctctctctctctccattggcaacctatcattttccaaaatttgatgatgattctatgacattaaatatgcattattagtttttatttaatttttaaatttagtgtttctctaacttgatttgttttgtatttcattcttcctttaatgcattgggtgtgagaatgagtgtttccctagaattactccacttaatgtggacaattttatttatttaatttaggtaaaatattatattttaaattttttaaaataaaaaaggagtggaaatataaataatttaatgatatatatgggggatgtggctgaatttaaatgttaaataaaatgatatgagaaaaaaaatttaaaaaaaatacataacaataaacactaacttGTCCAAATAattatatgtaatataataatagtacattcttatatactatttttaattatttataatgcaatatgataatatttaacaatcaaagtcataaaaaataaaaataaaataaaaaacttaaaacacaaaactaaatcccatcaaccaaaatagaattctaaagaatacaaaacaatcaagctaaaatagagatgcaagaaaagtaaaaataaaaatccaccaaaaaattgagggagaaagagtgggaaataaccacttttttgtgagagaaaattatgtaaagaatggaagagtcaatgacaaatttatactaagaagatgataataaaaagaaataaaataaaggaagataaaaggaaagaggaagagtgatatcaaggtagaatgtttggggagatgaaaaagtaaagagaaggagaaaagttagggaaagtgtaaatgttaaaaaaaaaatgagtacaatttgatgagcacaattttcttttatttgaatttaagtaaaatattacattttttatttttaaaataaaaggagagagaacatataaataatttaatgacaaggaggatgtggttgaatttcaatattgagtaaaatagaagagaagaaaaaaaataagaaaaattaaaagatataacaataaacactaaattatccaaattatgctatgtaatggaatactattttatt
Protein-coding regions in this window:
- the LOC115979947 gene encoding stress-response A/B barrel domain-containing protein At5g22580, with product MGDFKHLVIAKFNEGVVVEEVLKGMEKLVSDIDAVKSFEWGQDIESQEMLRQGFTHAFLMTFNKKEDFTAFVSHPNHVEFSATFSAAIEKIVLLDFPAVLAKAPK
- the LOC115979941 gene encoding uncharacterized protein LOC115979941 → MQTCKTLHFLKPLLLIANLLFTTSIARDCPTSFCGKIRIQAPFLNSNSTNQSSLLHQMIQCKSHKLYFRTSLGLFPVSSINYTTKFLTISHPPCSSSVHYISPLLLSAGFPSPPLPNSLLLFNCSNKRHPMPHFIQNCSSFHACGASCKVLSQEQPQVPRSCLLLDDLEKLDIGFDPKDLNCSHYSQLHRSLAGDTDNYEKYKLGTRISYDIPDHVPNLCNECEKPNGNCGVGLRCICHPKECKDKVISMGRTVDPFGNVIFSLISLILVIVSFFVI